One segment of Mus caroli chromosome 6, CAROLI_EIJ_v1.1, whole genome shotgun sequence DNA contains the following:
- the LOC110296548 gene encoding hyaluronidase-1-like has protein sequence MCVQWVAQLGELVLFVLLVAPAALKPAMPPVIKDHPFNVFWAAPTLFCKDNFNVNMNLQVFNIIPNPFETQSGSTIAIFYPKELGYYPYFSEDGTSFYGGIPQKVNLSEHLRKSAGDIADAVTLWRSEGLAVIDWEGWRPQWDRNWGSRMIYKNHSLAFTRHHHPDWAETKVRTAAQKEFENAGRSFMNVTLTLALEMRPKRLWGFYLYPDCYNYDYRINPEFYTGSCPDDEIFRNDQLMWLWEKSAALYPSIYLSKILKSNLNALKFVHFRVREALRVAKMARKDYALPVFIFSRPFYLQSIEALSEEDLVHTIGESAALGAAGIILWGGYEYSDTKETCLSVQQAVHGLLGPYVLNVTSAAKLCSQNLCNSHGRCVRKTPESSFYLHMPEDSHKNYVSKKGFRFVIPSPSKLKTIMNMKNGFVCHCYYGWHGDSCRSHSPNLEKNKAPASGLNSAVIVGMALFVIRMNYFPIHYYNGNFSLKTLKRRKIIFL, from the exons ATGTGTGTCCAGTGGGTGGCACAGCTTGGTGAACTGGTGCTCTTCGTCCTTCTGGTCGCTCCGGCAGCTCTGAAACCTGCAATGCCTCCCGTGATCAAGGACCATCCTTTCAACGTTTTCTGGGCCGCCCCTACTTTGTTTTGTAAAGATAATTTCAATGTAAATATGAATCTTCAGGTATTTAACATCATCCCGAATCCTTTCGAAACGCAGAGTGGATCCACTATTGCCATATTTTATCCAAAGGAACTCGGGTATTACCCTTATTTCTCTGAAGATGGAACATCCTTCTATGGTGGAATTCCTCAGAAAGTGAACCTCTCCGAGCACCTCAGGAAAAGTGCCGGCGACATTGCGGATGCTGTGACTTTGTGGAGATCGGAAGGACTTGCTGTTATAGACTGGGAAGGCTGGAGGCCCCAGTGGGACAGGAATTGGGGCAGTAGAATGATATATAAAAACCATTCGCTAGCCTTCACTCGACACCACCATCCTGACTGGGCAGAAACAAAAGTGAGAACAGCTGCCcagaaagaatttgaaaatgcTGGAAGAAGTTTTATGAACGTTACTCTCACGTTGGCTTTAGAAATGAGACCAAAGCGTTTATGGGGCTTCTATCTCTATCCAGATTGCTACAATTACGATTACCGGATAAATCCAGAGTTCTACACAGGAAGTTGCCCAGATGATGAAATTTTTCGCAATGACCAACTCATGTGGCTATGGGAAAAAAGTGCAGCACTTTATCCTTCCATATATttgagtaaaatattaaaatcaaacttAAATGCACTGAAATTTGTTCATTTTCGAgtgagagaagccctgagggttGCCAAAATGGCTAGAAAGGACTATGCTTTGccagttttcattttttccagACCATTTTATTTGCAAAGTATTGAAGCTCTCTCAgag GAGGATTTAGTGCACACAATTGGCGAAAGTGCTGCATTGGGAGCAGCAGGAATAATATTGTGGGGAGGATATGAATATTCGGATACAAAG gaGACTTGCTTATCTGTGCAACAAGCTGTTCATGGGCTATTGGGCCCCTATGTTCTCAATGTAACATCGGCAGCAAAGCTCTGTAGTCAAAATCTATGTAACAGTCATGGAAGATGTGTACGGAAGACACCTGAATCCTCCTTTTATCTGCATATGCCTGAGGATAGCCACAAGAATTATGTGTCAAAGAAGGGTTTCAGATTTGTCATTCCCTCCCCAAGTAAGTTGAAGACAATAATGAATATGAAGAATGGATTTGTGTGCCACTGTTACTATGGCTGGCATGGAGACTCCTGCAGATCTCACTCTCCAAATCTCGAAAAGAACAAAGCTCCTGCAAGTGGATTGAATTCAGCAGTTATTGTTGGCATGGCCTTATTTGTGATTCGGATGAATTATTTTCCTATTCACTACTACAATGGcaatttttccttaaaaacacttaagagaagaaaaattatctttctttga